One window of the Eucalyptus grandis isolate ANBG69807.140 chromosome 8, ASM1654582v1, whole genome shotgun sequence genome contains the following:
- the LOC104456130 gene encoding protein SIEVE ELEMENT OCCLUSION B, whose protein sequence is MAGRLISAVFGGSQRAKQPDQGLLNSLVAVFDDNKFMKEMVDTHAPDESDVDVQALFALVENTLKGSTAIVDNVVNLNKASSTPAAIPEFKPAKEGFTPPLSTISEVTCQITCKALDTKNVRETMSSIFHELSSYSLVTKAVVTLSSLGLYYGDFWRLAQIEPSDKLAESMAVLKGLPAITKRVETQKIQVFGVLNDLIKTTLEMTRCIVEFDHDSKDVPELAKVIDIPSSVYQIIIAVLGCSIRFTDLITTTPVDESKGRDLPAFARKVNIIHHNIKRQLEDFKQKKEEIREYQRLQRLFTAPTDNVELIKALFYTKDDPQPLYIGSKKNTDKIEYLRRKNVLLLISDLKLSSHDLSILVKIYNEPKFHENHEILWIPVVDQDSEDLPNVFENLQSQMPWCSTHYPTLINKVAIRIIKEKWHFRNEPIVVVLDPQGKVESQNAMSMIRMWGFNAFPFTDGVVATLWRRRDISWFELLVNDSIAPNVREAIKSEKLIFLYGGEDTKEVHEVEVHLKKISDDGNSIVAYNVGKIQLFWTRLESCMFSMLQGKADILDPLLQDILKLYTNFKKDGGFALLTKGTRVVINTPLASSSKVLAQYDTWKKQVNVDGKTFDVALKEHHDKVVAPQTCHHFYIPNMVGYAPENVKCPVCPRVMKNIVKFECCHGAH, encoded by the exons ATGGCGGGCCGGCTCATCTCGGCGGTCTTCGGCGGCTCTCAGCGAGCCAAGCAGCCCGACCAGGGACTCCTCAACAGCCTGGTCGCTGTCTTCGACGACAACAAGTTCATGAAGGAGATGGTCGACACTCACGCCCCCGACGAGAGTGACGTCGACGTTCAGGCCCTCTTCGCCCTCGTCGAGAACACCCTCAAGGGCTCTACCGCCATTGTCGACAATGTGGTTAACCTGAACAAG GCAAGCTCGACACCAGCTGCGATCCCAGAATTTAAGCCTGCGAAGGAGGGTTTCACTCCCCCACTATCGACAATTAGCGAAGTTACTTGCCAG ATTACTTGCAAAGCCTTGGATACCAAGAATGTGCGCGAAACGATGTCCTCGATTTTCCACGAGCTATCGAGCTACTCATTGGTCACTAAGGCCGTGGTCACACTGTCGTCCTTGGGGCTGTACTACGGCGACTTCTGGCGGCTCGCTCAGATCGAGCCCTCGGACAAGCTCGCGGAGTCCATGGCCGTATTGAAGGGGTTACCTGCAATCACGAAGCGAGTCGAGACGCAGAAGATCCAAGTGTTCGGAGTGCTCAACGACTTGATCAAGACCACGCTCGAAATGACTCGGTGCATCGTGGAGTTTGACCACGATAGCAAGGATGTCCCGGAGTTAGCCAAGGTCATCGACATTCCTTCCAGCGTTTATCAGATCATCATCGCCGTCCTTGGTTGCTCGATCCGGTTCACTGACCTTATTACGACTACCCCAGTCGACGA GTCGAAGGGACGAGATCTGCCCGCATTTGCTCGCAAAGTGAACATAATTCACCACAACATCAAGAGGCAGCTGGAGGATTTTAAGCAAAAAAAGG AGGAGATTAGAGAGTACCAGAGGCTGCAGCGGCTTTTTACTGCGCCTACGGACAATGTGGAGCTCATTAAGGCGCTGTTTTACACCAAGGATGATCCTCAGCCGCTTTACATTGGCTCCAAGAAGAACACG GATAAGATTGAATACCTCAGAAGGAAGAATGTGTTGCTGCTCATCTCTGACCTGAAGCTATCTTCCCATGACCTCTCGATCCTGGTGAAAATCTATAATGAGCCCAAGTTCCACGAGAATCACGAGATCCTGTGGATCCCGGTTGTGGACCAAGACAGCGAGGACCTGCCCAACGTTTTCGAGAACCTGCAGTCGCAGATGCCGTGGTGCTCGACACACTACCCGACACTGATAAACAAGGTGGCCATCAGGATCATCAAGGAGAAGTGGCACTTTAGGAACGAGCCTATCGTGGTGGTGTTGGATCCGCAAGGGAAGGTCGAGTCCCAGAACGCAATGAGCATGATAAGGATGTGGGGGTTTAATGCATTTCCTTTCACGGATGGTGTGGTGGCGACCCTTTGGAGGAGGCGTGACATCAGCTGGTTCGAGCTCCTTGTGAACGACTCCATTGCCCCTAACGTGCGAGAGGCG ATCAAATCGGAGAAGCTCATTTTCTTGTACGGAGGCGAAGACACAAAGGAAGTGCACGAGGTGGAAGTGCACTTGAAGAAGATCTCCGACGACGGGAACTCCATTGTTGCCTATAACGTTGGGAAGATTCAGCTCTTCTGGACTCGCCTCGAAAGCTGCATGTTCTCCATGTTGCAGGGGAAAGCGGACATCCTCGACCCGCTGCTGCAAGACATCCTCAAGCTCTACACCAACTTCAAGAAGGACGGCGGGTTCGCCCTCCTCACGAAGGGGACCCGTGTGGTGATCAACACGCCCTTGGCCTCCTCGTCAAAGGTGCTGGCCCAGTACGATACCTGGAAGAAGCAAGTGAACGTGGATGGCAAGACCTTTGACGTCGCGCTCAAGGAGCACCACGACAAGGTGGTGGCTCCCCAAACGTGCCACCACTTCTACATCCCGAACATGGTCGGGTACGCGCCCGAGAATGTGAAATGCCCGGTTTGCCCCCGGGTGATGAAGAACATTGTGAAGTTCGAGTGCTGCCATGGTGCACATTAG